The Microcella flavibacter DNA segment TCTACCTGCCCGATTCGCTCACGCTGCCTGAGCTGCCCGAAGGGTCGGAAGTGAGAGTGCTGGCCATGGATAAGCGCGCAATGAAGATGTGGCAGGGGTATTCAAGCATCGCCCAGACCTACGCGGATCTGTTCGCGTCACCCGGCTGGCAAGCATCGGAGTTCCGGAAAGCCCTCGGCGACGAGTACTTCAGCGGCAGGGAGTGGGTTGAAAGCGGTGTGCGTAGGTGACCGTCTTCACCACCGATGACGAGGGAAGGCTTCGCGCACTTCTCGACTCGCTCGGATACGACCTGGAGCCATCGATCCTGATCGGTGGATGGGCGACGAACGCCCGAGTCGGTGGAGAGATCAGCCATGACATCGACCTGATTATCACCGACCAGAATCTCAGGCGGACGCTTTCCGAGCGACTCACCGGGTACAGCGAGAACAGTCTGCATAGCGGCTCTCGCAAGGCACGGGGCGACGCGGATGGCGTTCATGTCGACGCGTATTTTCCCTACGAATCCAAGCTCGGCACCAGACTCCGGCTGAAAGTGGATGTACTCACCGAGCATGTCGATCCTGACTTCAGGGTCGAGGGCTGGTTGACGCTCACTCTTGATGCGCATATCGCGACGAAGATCGCCGCGCTCATCGATAGGCATGCCACGGAGAAGGGGAGGAAGGACGCGCGTGAGCTCGTGGCACTCATCGACCAGGGGGGAAGCGCCTCCAGTGTGATCGCGGTCATCCTGGCGGCCTCCGACGGGCCAGCGGGAGACGTGCCGGCCTACATCCGGCAGTTGTTCGAGCTCCTGCCGAAGTTGGCTGATCTCGGGAAGAAGGCTCGAGCCCGCTACGCGAATCTCGCCCGGGAATGGGCCGAGGAGGCCGAATTGCAGGTTCGCGCGCAGTCGGAGCGCTCAGGAATCTGAGTAGCGGCTCCTCAGCGCCCGGCGAGCGGCAGCAGCGAGCGCCCGTCCGCGGCGGCGACTGCCTCGGCCGGAATCCCGGCCGCGGGCTCGACCGCGCAGCAGCCGCCCGAGGTCGAGGCCGAGCCGATGTCGGTCGAGCAGACGCCCGTCTCGGGCAGTACGAGCTCGACGTGGCGCGCCGCGGCGGCATCCCCCGCCAGCTCGTCGGCGATGGAGCGCACCTGCTCGTAGCCGGTGAGCAGCAGGAAGGTGGGAGCGCGGCCGTACGACTTCATGCCCGCGATGTAGAAGTCCTGCTCGGGGTGCGCGAGCTCGGCGACGCCATGCGGGTAGACGGTGCCGCACGAGTGCAGGTTGGGGTCGATGAGCGGCGCGAGCGCGCGCGGCGCCTCGACGATCTCGTCGAGGTCGAGCCGCAGCTCGCGCAGCATGCCGAGCTCGGGCCGGAACCCGGTGGCGACGACGACCTCGTCGGCGTCGAGTCGTGCGCGCTCGCGGCGCTGCACACCCGACACCTCGACGGCGCCGTCGGCGGCGCGGGCGAGCCGATCGATCTCGAAGCGGTCGACGAGGGTGATGGCTCCGCTGCGCACGAGCTCGTGCACGCGCGAGCCGAGCTGTCCGCGCTCGGCGAGCTCGTCGTCGGCCGCGCCCGAGACGCGGGTCGGCCTGCTGCCGCGGATCGCCCACGTCACCGAACCGGCGCCGGTCTCGCGGGCGAGGGTCGCGAGCGCGATCAGGGTGCTCGCCGCCGAGTGTCCGGCGCCGACGACGAGGGTGCGGCGGCCGGCGAAGCGGGCCCGATCGGCGCCGAGCACGTCGGGCAGGGCGCCGTGCAGGTTCTCGGCGACCGTCTCGATGCCGAGCGGGTCGAGCCCGTTCGAGCCGAGCGGGTTCGGCGTGCCCCAGGTGCCCGAGGCGTCGATGACGGCGCGGGCGCGCCGCTCCTCGACGCCGGTCTCGGTCTGCACGCGCAGCACGAACGGCGTGCGGTCGCGGCGGGCGGTGCGGGTGCGGTCCGCGCGCTCCCGCGTGACGGCGATGACCGCTGAGCGGTAGTGGATGCTCGGCGCCAGCTCGGCGGTGGCGGCGAGCGGCGCGAGGTAAGCGTCGACGAGCTCGCGGCCCGTGGGCAGACGGGCGGCGGCCGGAGCATCCCACCCCGCCCGATCGAGCAATCGAGCCGCCGCGGGGTCGACGAGGTGCTCCCAGCTCGAGAACAGGCGCGCGTGGGCCCACTGCTGCACCGCCGCGCCGGCGGAGTCGCCCGCCTCGAGCACGATCGCCTCGATGCCGCGCTCGTGCAGCTGCGCGGCCGCCGCGAGACCGATCGGCCCGGCGCCGATGATCGCGACCGGCAGCTCGGCGAGGGCGGCGGGCAGGGGATCGGTGCGGGTCATGGGGTTCTCCGGGGTCGCAGGGGCATCGATGAAGGTCGATGGGCCGAGTCTGCTCCTGCATATCGACGCTTGTCAATATGCGGGGTACAGTGGGCGCATGAGCACCGCCGCGCCGCCGCTTGACGCCGAGTCCGCGCAGTCGCTGGCCCGCACGCTCAAGGCCGTGGCCGACCCCTCCCGGCTGCGGCTGCTGTCGATCGTCGCCGCGAGCACAGACGGCGCCGTGTGCGTCTGCGACCTCACCGACCCGGTCGGGCTCAGCCAGCCGACCGTCTCGCACCACCTGCGCGTGCTCGTCGAGGCGGGGCTGCTCGCGCGCGAGAAGCGCGGCAGCTGGGCGTACTTCTCGCTCGTCCCCGGGGCGGTCGGCGCGCTCACCGGCGCGCTCGGCGAGGTCGCCGCGGCACGCTAATCGCGCATCGCGCCGGGGCCTACGCGTCCGGGTCGTCCTGGAACGCCCGCAGCTCCTGATCGCAGCGGCACGCCGCGGCGATGCGCGCGGCCCAGGCCACGGCCTCCTCGCGCGTCGGCACGTCGATGATCGTGTAGCCGCCCTCGAGACGCGCCGTCTGCGGGTAGGTGCCGGGCGTCTCGACGCCGTCGGCCGAGACCCGCACGGGCGGCACGCTCTCGTCGACGCCGCCGGCCGTGAGGTACACGCCGGCCGCCTTCATGTCGTGCACGACCTGGTGCGACTCGCGCACCACATCCTCGAACTCGTGCTCCTCGAAACGCATCTCCCCGCTCGGGAACGAGATCATCCAGTGCGTCATCGTCGACTCCTCCTCGTCGGTCGCCCGCATCGGGCACCTGAATGCCAGCCTGGCCCTCGCCGACGTCGAGCGGAACCCCTCCGGCAGGATGGGGCCATGAGCGATGCCAGCGGGCGGTCCGAGCGGGGCGACGCCCTCGCGCGCCGTCGCGCCGAGGCCGCTGCTCGCGTCGAGCGCCTGCGCGCCGAGCTCGGTGCCGTCCGCACCGCGCGCGGCGAGAACTCCGACGACGACGAGCACGACCCCGAGGGCGCCACGATGTCGCAGCTCTGGTCGCAGTCGTCGGGTCTGCTCGACGCGGCTGTGCGCGAGCTCGACGAGCTCGACGCGGCCCTCGCGCGAGTGGCGAGCGGCGACTACGGCGTCTGCCGCCGCTGCGGGCGCGCGATCGATCCGGCGCGACTGGATGCCCGACCCGCGGCCGCGCTCTGCATCGACTGCGCCCGGCTCGCCGGCTGAGCCGGCCCGAGCCGGGCAGCAGAGCCGCTCAGGACGGGATGTACGGCGTGGCCGAGATGACCGAGCCGCGGACGGTGGCGCCGACCGGGCTGACGTAGCTGAACGCTTCGCCGGGGTAGCTGCCGATGATGGCCGTGCCGAGCGGGGAGGTGGGCGAGTAGACCTCGATGTCGAGGTCTACGGCCGCGATCTCCCGCTGGGCGAGGAGGAAGACGGTCTCCTCCTCGTCGCCGTCGAGCCGGATGCTCACGACCATGCCGGGCTCCACCAGGCCGTCGTCCGGCTTCGACGAGACCTCGGAGCGGCGCAGCAGATCCTTCAGCTCGTGCACGCGCCGCTCGACGGTCGGCATCGTCGGCGCACCGGGTCGCGTGATCGCGTCGAGCTCCTCCTGCAGGCGTGCGCGCGCCGCCGGGGTGAGCCAGAGGATGTCGGAAGATGCGGTGGTCATGGGGGCGTCCTGAGGGGTGCGGGCCGGGCACGGGCCGGGCGGAGAGGGTAAACCTCCAGATTAGCCCACTCCCGCACGGATCGCACTCCCGCACGGGGCCGGAGCCCGTGCGCCGCTCCGGGGCCCCGACGCGCTAGCGTCGGCGGAGGAGAACCACTCTGGGCTCTCCTCTCCCCACCGTCGAGAAGGTCCTTTCCGTCATGCCAGAACTGCACGATTCCCTGTCGCCGCTCTTCGACGAGCTGCTCGCGCGGAATCCCGGAGAGCGCGAATTCCACCAGGCTGCGCGCGAAGTACTGGAGAGCCTCGGTCCGGTCGTGGCCATGCATCCCGAGTACGCCGACGCGGAGGTGCTGCGGATGCTCTGCGAGCCCGAGCGCCAGATCATCTTCCGCATCCCCTGGGTGGATGACCGCGGGCGCGTGCAGGTCAACCGCGGGTTCCGGGTCGAGTTCAATTCGGCGCTCGGCCCCTACAAGGGCGGCCTCCGGTTCCACCCGAGCGTCAACCTCGGCATCGTCAAGTTCCTCGGGTTCGAGCAGATCTTCAAGAACGCCCTCACCGGGCTGCCGATCGGCGGCGCGAAGGGCGGGTCGGACTTCGATCCGAAGGGTCGTTCCGACGCTGAGGTGATGCGCTTCTGCCAGTCGCTCATGACGGAGCTGTACCGCCATATGGGCGAGTACACGGACGTCCCCGCCGGGGACATCGGTGTCGGCGGGCGCGAGCTGGGCTACCTCTTCGGGCAGTACAAGCGGATCACGAACCGCTACGAGTCGGGAACGCTCACCGGCAAGGGCCTCAGCTGGGGCGGCTCGCAGGTCAGGACGGAGGCGACCGGGTACGGGCTCGTCTTCTTCGTCCAGGAGATGCTCGCCGCCCAGGGCGGATCGCTCGACGGGATGCGCGTGGTCGTGTCGGGATCGGGCAACGTCGCCATCCACGCGATCGAGAAGATCACCCAGCTGGGCGGCACCGTGGTCGCCTGCTCGGACTCGGGCGGGTACGTGGTCGACGATCAGGGCATCGACCTCGACCTGGTGAAGGAGATCAAGAACGGCCGACGCGGTCGGATCAGCGAGTACCCGGAGGCCAGGCCCGGATCGCGCTACATCGCTGACGGCTCGATCTGGGACGTGGCCTGCGACGTGGCCCTGCCCTGCGCGACGCAGAACGAGCTGGACGAGGCGTCGGCGGGTGCGCTGATCCGCAACGGATGCACCGTGGTCGCCGAGGGGGCGAACATGCCGTGCACGCCGGGCGCGATCCGCCTGTTCGCCGAGCACGGCCTGCGGTTCGCCCCGGGCAAGGCGGCCAATGCGGGAGGCGTCGCCACGAGCGCGCTCGAGATGCAGCAGAACGCCTCGCGCGACGCGTGGCCCTTCGACTACACCGAAGCGCGGCTCGCGGGCATCATGCGCGGCGTGCACGAGCGTTGCCTCACCACGGCGGAGACGTACGGCTCACCAGGCAGCTACGTTGCGGGCGCCAACATCGCCGGATTCACCCGTGTCGCCGACGCCATGCTCGCGTTCGGGGTCGTCTGAGCAGCACTCGGGGGCGCCGCGCCGCGCTCCCGCCGCCGCGCTCTGCATCGACTGCGCCCGGCTCGCCGGCTGAGCTGAGTCATGGGCCGGCGCCGAGTCCGCCGCCTCCGCGCCCCAGGCCCGGATCGTCGGCAGCAGCGCCTCCGTCGCCGACCCCGGTTCGACCGTGTAGACGATGAGGCGCTGATCGGGGTCGAGCGGCGGCGAGACCATCTCCAGGCCGAAGCGCAGCTCGCCGGCGATGGGGTGCCGGATGATCTTCTGCGCGGAGGCGTACTCACGCACGCCGTGGTCGTTCCACCAGGCGTCGACCTGCGCGTCGGATTCGCGCAGCTGCCGCACGAGCGCCCGCAGTCGCGCATCCCGCGGGTGCCGGGCGATGTCGCGGCGCAGGGCGGCCACGGTGTACTCGGCGAAGCGCTCCCACTCGACGAGGCGCTCGCGTGCAGCGGGGTCGAGCAGCACCCAGCGGGCGAGCGAGGAGCCCAGGGGGAGGGGGCCGAGGACGGCCTCGAGCAGCGCGTTGCGGGCGAGCACCTCGAGACGCTCGCCGAGCAGCATCACCGGCACGGCATCCAACGTCGTCATGAGGCGCAGCAGGCTCGCGTCGGCCTGCTGCGGCGCGATGCGGCCGCCGCCGGCGCGCGAGGGCGGGGCGGCGAGGTCGCGCAGGTGGGCGCGCTCGACCTCGTCGAGACGAAGGGCGCGGGCGAGAGCATCCAGCACCTCGTTCGAGACGGCGGTCTGCCGGCCCTGCTCGATGCGGCTGTAGTAGTCGGCGCTGACGCCCGCGAGCATCGCGAGCTCCTCCTTGCGCAGGCCCGGCACGCGCCGCGGACCGGGGAACGCCGTGATGCCGGCCTGCGCGGGCGTGATGCCGTCGCGGCGCGAGCGCAGAAACGCGCCGAGGGCGGCGGCGTCGGAGGCGGCGGCGTCGGGGGCGGGCATGGGCTCACCCTAGGCGGGCTCCGTGGTGCGCGCCTGGCCCTGCCGTGCCCTGGTTGACCGAGGCCTGGTGCGGCGGCCGGTCGCCGACGAGTCTCGACCCATGACCTCCACGACCGCCGACCGTCCCCTCCGCCTCGCCGACCGCACCGCCCTCGTCACCGGGGCCACGAGCGGCATCGGCGCATCCATCGCCCGTGCGCTCGCCGCGGAAGGCGCCATCGTCGGTGTCGCCGGGCGGGATGCTCAGCGCGGCTCGCTCGTCGTCGAGGGCATCATCGCCGAGGGCGGCCGCGCCCACTTCGTCCCGATCGACCTCGCGGCGAGCCCGACCGAACTGCGCGCCGTCGCCGCATCGGCGTACGCGGCGCTCGGCGGCCGCATCGACATCCTCGTCAACAACGCCGGCATCTACCCCGCCCCGACGACGCCCGAGCTCGCCGACGACGACCTCGACGCCATGCTCGCCGTCAACGTGCGCGCCCCGCACGTGCTCGTCGCCGCCCTCGCCCCGGCCATGGCCGAGCGCGGCTCAGGCGCGATCATCATGATCGGCTCGTGGATGGCGCGGGTCGGCAACCCCTTCGCCGCCCTTTACTCGGCGACGAAGGCGGCCGACGAGCAGCTCACCCGCTCGTGGGCGGCCGAGTTCGGGCCGCGCGGCGTGCGCGTCAACGCCGTCGCGCCCGGCGTCACGCGCACGCCCGGCAACGCCTCGGCCGGCGAGGTGCTCGACGCCATGACCGCCGGAACCCCCGCGGGCCGCCCGGTGCGCCCGGTCGACATCGCGAACGCCGTGGTCTTCCTCGCCTCCGACGATGCGGCGATGGTGCACGGCGTCGTGCTCGACGTCGACGGCGGCATCAGCTCGACCCGCGCGGCATGAACGTGCGTCCCGATCGCGTCGTCACCCCGTTCGGCGAGCGCACGACGGCCGCCGAGGTGCTCACCGGCGTCGACCTCACCGGGCGTTCGATGCTCGTGACCGGCGGCTCGTCGGGAATCGGCCTGGCGACCGCGCAGGCGCTCGCCGCGGCGGGCGCGCGCGTGACGATCACGAGCCGATCGCACGACGACGGGATGCTCGCCGTGGCCTCGATCGAGCGCGCGACCGGCTCGGCCGTCGCCGTGTTGCTGCTCGATCTCGCCGACTCCGGCTCGATCGCACGCCTCGTCGCCGAGTCGGAGGGCCCGCTCGACGCCCTCTTGCTCAACGCCGGCGTCATGGCTCCGCCCCTCGCCCGCACCCCCGAGGGCTGGGAATCCCAGTTCGCCATCAACCACCTCGGGCACTTCCGGCTCGCCCTCGGCCTGTGGGCGGCGCTCGCCGCGGCCGCGGTCGAACGGGGCGAGGCGCGCATCGTCAGCCTCAGCTCGAGCGGACACGGCGCCTCGCCGGTGCTCTTCGACGATCCGCACTTCGAGCGCCGACCGTATGACGCGGGTGTCGCTTACGGCCAGTCGAAGACCGCGAATGCGCTCTTCGCGGTCGAGGCCGACCGCCGCTGGCGCGAGCACGGCGTCCGCGCGAACGCGGTCAAGCGGAGCCCCGCATAGTGGATGCTCCTATTGCTGTCAAGCGGCGCGCGGTGGGCGGAGCCGAGCCAGCGCGAGGGTGGCGCGTTGCTCGAGTTCGGGGTCGGCGCGGGTGCCGATTTCAAGTCGGCGGAGCCGCTGATAGGGGACTCCGAGAGAGGCGGCGAGCACGCTGATCGGAACGCCGATCTCCTGTCGTCTGGCTCGTAGTTCGCGTCCGACCGGATTGTCGGTGGCGGGGCTGAGCAGGATTGCGTAGATCTCGTTCGCGATGTGGCGTTTCAGGCAGCGCATGATGTCACGGTCGGTGAGCTGCTCGGCGCGGCGCCGTTCGAAATAGGCCATGGTGCGCGGCTCCCGGTGTCGCATACGCAGCAGCACGATCCGGTGCAGGGCGGCGTTCGCGTGCCGGTTCCCGCCGCGAGAGAGTCGGTGCCGGGTGCGCTGCCCGGACGAGGCGGGGATCGGGGCGACGCCGGCCAGAGCGGCGAAGCTGGCCCGGGTGGCGAGGCGTTCGGGGTTGTCGCCAGCGGCGACCAGCAACGTCGCGGCAGTGACCGGACCGACCCCGCTGAGCGACAGCAGAGCGGGGTTCACCTGCCGAATCAGGGCGTCCAGTTGTTGCTCGATGAGGTCGATCTCCGCCTGCATGGTGAGGTAGCGGACGGCCAGCCTCCGCAACGTCTGACGGGCAACGACTTCCGGATCAGCCGACGCGCTCGTGCCGGGGCGGGTCTTTGCGAGCGCGCGGATCAGTCGTTGCCCGCTGAGGGCGCGGAACGCCTGCCGGACCAGCTCGGGTGCGGTGATCAGCAGTGCGTGGATCTGGTTCATCGCCTGCGCCCGAGCCTTTGCCGCGGAGCGGCGCTCCCCGAGAAGGATCCGCATGGACTCGACAGCACCATCACCGGTCTTCGGAATCGCAGTGTTCGTGTCTGCCAGAACCGTCACTGCGGCCTGGTGCGCGTCCAACGGGTCGGACTTGCCCCGGAGCCTCCGAGCTCGCCGATCCTGCCTGGCGACTTCGACGACGCTCACTCCGGCCGCGGTCAGTGCCCGCGTGAGGCCAGCACCGTATGAGCCGGTGCCTTCCACGCCGACTCGATCGACTTCGCCGTGTTCACGGAGGAACGCGATGATCTGCGCGTAGCCGCGGCCGTCGGCGCGGAACTCACGATCCGCGACGGGCCTTCCGACGTGATCGAGGATCGCGACGTGATGCGTGTTCTTGTGCGTGTCGACTCCCGCGACCAGCCCGCCCGCCGATGAGAACAGGTTGGCCGGAGAAGGAGCGACTGTCATGCTCGTCATAGACGGGATTCCCTTCCAACGGTGATGAACGTCACCGCGGGTCGGGTAGGGGCAGACGGCACAAAGGCGAGACGACTTCCCGGTCAGGCTCCTATCAAGTCATGTTCCTGCCCGGCCCGCAGCGACCCCGGCGTCGACGGACAGATCCACAAAAAGACAGCCGCGAACGGCGTCCGTGTAATTTCGGGTCACGCCGGCGCCGGAGCCGAATCCATCATCTCTGTGTAACCCACGGTGGTCGCGCACGTCGTTGCTGACGTGAACGCGGTCACCGTGTGATCCTTCGAGAAGTCTCTTACCCCAACTCGAAAGGCATCAACACGATGACCGCTCCCCACATTGTCGACCCTGCAACGGTGCTCGGTGAAGCCCTTGCCGACGCTTCCCCGGATTTGATGCGACACCTGCTGCAAACGATGATCAACGCCCTCCTGTCCGCCGACGCCGACGCCGTGGTCGGCGCCGAATGGGGACAGCCGTCCCCTGACCGCCTCACCCACCGCAACGGCTACCGCCACCGCGATCTCGACACCAGGGCTGGCACGATCGATGTCGCGATCCCGAAACTGCGATCGGGCACGTATTTCCCGGAGTGGCTCATGGAGCGTCGCAAGCGCTCCGAGGCGGCCTTGATCACCGTGATCGCCGACTGCTACCTCGCAGGCGTCAGCACGCGGCGGATGGACAAGCTGGTGAAGACCCTCGGCATCCACTCGCTGTCCAAGTCGCAGGTCTCGCGCATGGCCGCCGATCTCGACGAGCACGTCGAGCAGTTCCGCCACCGCCCTCTTGGTGATGCCGGACCGTTCACCTTCGTTGCCGCTGACGCGCTGACCATGAAAGTGCGTGAAGGCGGCAGGGTGATCAACGCCGTGGTGCTGATCGCGACCGGCGTCAACGCCGACGGACGCCGCGAAGTCCTCGGCCTGCGGGTCGCCACCTCCGAAACAGGGGCGGCCTGGAACTCGTTCTTCGCCGATCTCGTCGCACGCGGCCTGGGCGGGGTTCGTCTGGTCACCTCCGACGCCCACCAAGGCCTCGTGGAGGCGATCGCCGCGAACCTGCCCGGCGCGAGCTGGCAACGATGCAGGACGCACTACGCCGCGAACCTGATGTCCGTGTGCCCGAAGAGCATGTGGCCGGCGGTGAAGGCGATGCTGCACTCCGTCTACGACCAGCCCGACGCAGCCTCCGTCCACGCCCAGTTCGACCGACTCCTGGACTACGTCGACGGCAAGCTGCCCGACGCGCACGAGCACCTCGACGCCGCGAGAGCGGACATCCTCGCGTTCACGCAGTTCCCCGAGGGGCTCTGGCAGCAGATCTGGTCCAACAACCCCAACGAGCGCCTGAACCGAGAGATCCGCCGCCGCACCGACAGTGTCGGCATCTTCCCCAATCGCGACGCGATCGTCCGCCTCGTCGGCGCGGTCCTGGCCGAGCAGACCGACGAATGGGCCGAAGGACGCCGCTACCTCGGCCTCGACATCCTCGCCAAGTCCCGTCTGAGCCTCGTGCCCGACACCGGAAACGAGGTGACTACCGACACCGTCCTCGAACTCAGCGCTTAACCCATCACTTCGAAGGACCGCGCTACACAGAGATGATGGATTCGGCTCCGGCGCCGGCGTGACCCGAAATTACACGGACGCCGTTCGCGGCTGTCTTTTTGTGGATCTGTCCGTCGACGCCGGGGTCGCTGCGGGCCGGGCAGGAACATGACTTGATAGGAGCCTGACCGGGAAGTCGTCTCGCCTTTGTGCCGTCTGCCCCTACCCGACCCGCGGTGACGTTCATCACCGTTGGAAGGGAATCCCGTCTATGACGAGCATGACAGTCGCTCCTTCTCCGGCCAACCTGTTCTCATCGGCGGGCGGGCTGGTCGCGGGAGTCGACACGCACAAGAACACGCATCACGTCGCGATCCTCGATCACGTCGGAAGGCCCGTCGCGGATCGTGAGTTCCGCGCCGACGGCCGCGGCTACGCGCAGATCATCGCGTTCCTCCGTGAACACGGCGAAGTCGATCGAGTCGGCGTGGAAGGCACCGGCTCATACGGTGCTGGCCTCACGCGGGCACTGACCGCGGCCGGAGTGAGCGTCGTCGAAGTCGCCAGGCAGGATCGGCGAGCTCGGAGGCTCCGGGGCAAGTCCGACCCGTTGGACGCGCACCAGGCCGCAGTGACGGTTCTGGCAGACACGAACACTGCGATTCCGAAGACCGGTGATGGTGCTGTCGAGTCCATGCGGATCCTTCTCGGGGAGCGCCGCTCCGCGGCAAAGGCTCGGGCGCAGGCGATGAACCAGATCCACGCACTGCTGATCACCGCACCCGAGCTGGTCCGGCAGGCGTTCCGCGCCCTCAGCGGGCAACGACTGATCCGCGCGCTCGCAAAGACCCGCCCCGGCACGAGCGCGTCGGCTGATCCGGAAGTCGTTGCCCGTCAGACGTTGCGGAGGCTGGCCGTCCGCTACCTCACCATGCAGGCGGAGATCGACCTCATCGAGCAACAACTGGACGCCCTGATTCGGCAGGTGAACCCCGCTCTGCTGTCGCTCAGCGGGGTCGGTCCGGTCACTGCCGCGACGTTGCTGGTCGCCGCTGGCGACAACCCCGAACGCCTCGCCACCCGGGCCAGCTTCGCCGCTCTGGCCGGCGTCGCCCCGATCCCCGCCTCGTCCGGGCAGCGCACCCGGCACCGACTCTCTCGCGGCGGGAACCGGCACGCGAACGCCGCCCTGCACCGGATCGTGCTGCTGCGTATGCGACACCGGGAGCCGCGCACCATGGCCTATTTCGAACGGCGCCGCGCCGAGCAGCTCACCGACCGTGACATCATGCGCTGCCTGAAACGCCACATCGCGAACGAGATCTACGCAATCCTGCTCAGCCCCGCCACCGACAATCCGGTCGGACGCGAACTACGAGCCAGACGACAGGAGATCGGCGTTCCGATCAGCGTGCTCGCCGCCTCTCTCGGAGTCCCCTATCAGCGGCTCCGCCGACTTGAAATCGGCACCCGCGCCGACCCCGAACTCGAGCAACGCGCCACCCTCGCGCTGGCTCGGCTCCGCCCACCGCGCGCCGCTTGACAGCAATAGGAGCATCCACTACCTGGGACTTGACCGATGCTGAACGAAGCGCGCGCTCACGGAGCGGGATGGACACCATTGCTCGGCGGGCTTTTCGGAGGAGACGAGACACGGGCGATCGCCGCTCTCGAAACGGTCAATGACTACGCCGCCCGCATCCGGTCCAACCGCTGGTGACGGATCAGTCCAGCTCCCTCGGCGCTGTCACCCTGGGGGCACTCTCTCGAGGAGATTTTCCACGACAACCCGATCCGCACCACTAAGCAGCGAGCGCAAGCCCCCCCGAAGTGGGGTAGGCAGAACGTTCTCCGCCCGTGCAGTCTTTGATCATTCATCACTCAAAGACTGGGGATCACGTGAAGCGGTTCGGCGCACTACTCATCACAGCCTTGATGGCGATCACCCTACTGAGCCCAGTCAGCCCCGCGAAGGCCGCTTCGATCTACGACCCCGTCGCGCTGTCGAGCTTGCGGAACATGGTGAACGCCATGACGTTCTACAACCTCTACTCCCCAAGAGCCTCCTACGAGGGGGTGACGCAGGCGGAGCTGCGAAAGCAAGGATGGTCTCCCGCCGCCAACGTCGCCTACGAAATCTGGATCGAAGGCACCGGGAAGCAATACCGCGCCACTGCACAGGACATCCGAAACGGAACGCTCTACTCGTTTTCCAGCAGCGGCACTTTCAACGGACGTAATGCCGGCTCGGTGGGCGCAGCCTCTCCGCAGCCCGGCTACGCGCCTCCCACGGCTGGCTTCATTGTGAACGACCTCAACTCCAGCCTCGACGTGGAGGCGCTCGCGGCGCTGATGGCTGGAGTGGCGCTCAACAAAATCTGCGAGGCAACGCTTTTCCAACCGGGCACGCGTAACGCTCGCTCGAGCGTGAGCGACCAAACCCTCGCATGTCAGGCCGCTGCCGCCGCGCCCGGCGCTACCGTCCGGTCGGTCCTCCTCGCAATCCGCACTGCCGGCGGCGCCGAGCAGCTGGCGATGCTCGCTGCGTACTTCGTCGGTGACGGCACGTCTCCTGCAACCGTCCCAGACTGGGTCGACGGCACGGACCGTGGTCCGCGCTCCTCGCCGCCAGTGCCGGAAACGCTTCCGCCTCTGTGGCGCCTGCCCAAGTCGGCACCGCAGTTCGGCACCCAGAACGGTCTCGGCGACGAAGCCGCGAA contains these protein-coding regions:
- a CDS encoding NAD(P)-binding domain-containing protein, with protein sequence MTRTDPLPAALAELPVAIIGAGPIGLAAAAQLHERGIEAIVLEAGDSAGAAVQQWAHARLFSSWEHLVDPAAARLLDRAGWDAPAAARLPTGRELVDAYLAPLAATAELAPSIHYRSAVIAVTRERADRTRTARRDRTPFVLRVQTETGVEERRARAVIDASGTWGTPNPLGSNGLDPLGIETVAENLHGALPDVLGADRARFAGRRTLVVGAGHSAASTLIALATLARETGAGSVTWAIRGSRPTRVSGAADDELAERGQLGSRVHELVRSGAITLVDRFEIDRLARAADGAVEVSGVQRRERARLDADEVVVATGFRPELGMLRELRLDLDEIVEAPRALAPLIDPNLHSCGTVYPHGVAELAHPEQDFYIAGMKSYGRAPTFLLLTGYEQVRSIADELAGDAAAARHVELVLPETGVCSTDIGSASTSGGCCAVEPAAGIPAEAVAAADGRSLLPLAGR
- a CDS encoding ArsR/SmtB family transcription factor; this translates as MSTAAPPLDAESAQSLARTLKAVADPSRLRLLSIVAASTDGAVCVCDLTDPVGLSQPTVSHHLRVLVEAGLLAREKRGSWAYFSLVPGAVGALTGALGEVAAAR
- a CDS encoding YciI family protein, whose protein sequence is MRATDEEESTMTHWMISFPSGEMRFEEHEFEDVVRESHQVVHDMKAAGVYLTAGGVDESVPPVRVSADGVETPGTYPQTARLEGGYTIIDVPTREEAVAWAARIAAACRCDQELRAFQDDPDA
- a CDS encoding TraR/DksA family transcriptional regulator; protein product: MSDASGRSERGDALARRRAEAAARVERLRAELGAVRTARGENSDDDEHDPEGATMSQLWSQSSGLLDAAVRELDELDAALARVASGDYGVCRRCGRAIDPARLDARPAAALCIDCARLAG
- a CDS encoding GreA/GreB family elongation factor, coding for MTTASSDILWLTPAARARLQEELDAITRPGAPTMPTVERRVHELKDLLRRSEVSSKPDDGLVEPGMVVSIRLDGDEEETVFLLAQREIAAVDLDIEVYSPTSPLGTAIIGSYPGEAFSYVSPVGATVRGSVISATPYIPS
- the gdhA gene encoding NADP-specific glutamate dehydrogenase, whose protein sequence is MPELHDSLSPLFDELLARNPGEREFHQAAREVLESLGPVVAMHPEYADAEVLRMLCEPERQIIFRIPWVDDRGRVQVNRGFRVEFNSALGPYKGGLRFHPSVNLGIVKFLGFEQIFKNALTGLPIGGAKGGSDFDPKGRSDAEVMRFCQSLMTELYRHMGEYTDVPAGDIGVGGRELGYLFGQYKRITNRYESGTLTGKGLSWGGSQVRTEATGYGLVFFVQEMLAAQGGSLDGMRVVVSGSGNVAIHAIEKITQLGGTVVACSDSGGYVVDDQGIDLDLVKEIKNGRRGRISEYPEARPGSRYIADGSIWDVACDVALPCATQNELDEASAGALIRNGCTVVAEGANMPCTPGAIRLFAEHGLRFAPGKAANAGGVATSALEMQQNASRDAWPFDYTEARLAGIMRGVHERCLTTAETYGSPGSYVAGANIAGFTRVADAMLAFGVV
- a CDS encoding helix-turn-helix transcriptional regulator, whose protein sequence is MPAPDAAASDAAALGAFLRSRRDGITPAQAGITAFPGPRRVPGLRKEELAMLAGVSADYYSRIEQGRQTAVSNEVLDALARALRLDEVERAHLRDLAAPPSRAGGGRIAPQQADASLLRLMTTLDAVPVMLLGERLEVLARNALLEAVLGPLPLGSSLARWVLLDPAARERLVEWERFAEYTVAALRRDIARHPRDARLRALVRQLRESDAQVDAWWNDHGVREYASAQKIIRHPIAGELRFGLEMVSPPLDPDQRLIVYTVEPGSATEALLPTIRAWGAEAADSAPAHDSAQPASRAQSMQSAAAGARRGAPECCSDDPEREHGVGDTGESGDVGARNVAAW
- a CDS encoding SDR family NAD(P)-dependent oxidoreductase, yielding MTSTTADRPLRLADRTALVTGATSGIGASIARALAAEGAIVGVAGRDAQRGSLVVEGIIAEGGRAHFVPIDLAASPTELRAVAASAYAALGGRIDILVNNAGIYPAPTTPELADDDLDAMLAVNVRAPHVLVAALAPAMAERGSGAIIMIGSWMARVGNPFAALYSATKAADEQLTRSWAAEFGPRGVRVNAVAPGVTRTPGNASAGEVLDAMTAGTPAGRPVRPVDIANAVVFLASDDAAMVHGVVLDVDGGISSTRAA